One segment of Nostoc flagelliforme CCNUN1 DNA contains the following:
- a CDS encoding glycosyltransferase family 10 domain-containing protein — MTIKTVGMISSYRGLETRADWLWQQTPNQFGVWGNMQMQALAAKPDFLLMYQFDFPQASPQKSWLDSFRKRQQKSVVNIDSLLRDVSKERIIYLLREPPLDEIVEINNHNYQQAQQYCGYVSGPDDFAPTPDYMPAIWYHSNSFQDLNEMPPPQKVASCSWITSGISRTVNHRQRLNFLQSLQSSGMKFDLYGRNLPQWAKKSGELGNKWYGMAPYYYNLAIENYADNNWYVSEKLWDSLLAWCLPIYYGGPAADKLLPPGSFLRLPSLDEKGIAYIQEVTATPDAWYEAKDAIAEARQIILHKLNLLNWLSNFVEQHS; from the coding sequence ATGACTATCAAAACTGTAGGTATGATTAGCAGCTATCGAGGTTTAGAAACTAGAGCCGATTGGCTATGGCAGCAAACTCCGAATCAATTTGGAGTTTGGGGCAATATGCAAATGCAGGCACTGGCAGCCAAACCAGATTTTCTGCTGATGTATCAATTTGATTTTCCCCAAGCATCGCCACAAAAATCCTGGTTAGATAGTTTTCGTAAACGGCAGCAAAAATCAGTAGTAAATATTGATTCTTTACTGCGTGATGTGAGTAAAGAGCGAATTATTTATTTACTAAGAGAACCGCCTTTAGATGAAATTGTAGAAATAAATAATCATAATTATCAACAAGCCCAGCAGTATTGCGGCTATGTTTCTGGCCCTGATGATTTTGCTCCCACTCCCGACTATATGCCTGCTATTTGGTATCATTCAAATTCATTTCAAGATTTAAATGAAATGCCACCTCCCCAAAAGGTTGCCTCATGTAGTTGGATTACTTCAGGAATTAGCCGTACAGTTAATCATCGCCAACGTTTAAATTTTTTACAGTCCCTACAATCTAGTGGTATGAAATTTGATTTGTATGGGCGTAACTTACCCCAATGGGCGAAAAAGTCGGGAGAACTGGGTAATAAGTGGTATGGCATGGCACCATACTATTACAATCTGGCAATTGAAAATTATGCTGATAATAATTGGTATGTAAGTGAGAAACTTTGGGATAGTTTACTTGCTTGGTGCCTGCCAATATACTATGGCGGCCCGGCTGCTGATAAATTATTGCCACCGGGTAGTTTTTTGCGGTTGCCTAGCTTAGATGAAAAAGGCATTGCCTACATTCAAGAAGTGACAGCTACGCCTGATGCTTGGTATGAGGCTAAGGATGCGATCGCAGAAGCACGTCAAATCATTTTACACAAATTAAACCTGCTTAACTGGTTGTCAAACTTTGTTGAACAACACTCATAA
- a CDS encoding Npun_R2821/Npun_R2822 family protein yields MNGICTLGNDYVFDQLVALLNSIDVILGPETPVCIYPFDDQTQRIADEIAKRPNVFLYDNQESINRWDQFMLEASPASMNKNKYRIYGGHRRFCAFDGPFDRFVYLDADTLVMNSLDLIFQKLDEYNCIVYDFQFKHPDKVYNISSVKLLQVFDETRIRTEIFCSGFYASKKGLFEPDKLNKLLANLRAGEREILYPTGDQPVLNYMFMRSDIPVYNFAHNLPNHEITGNSVTSDHFEEKDKILYDKGNRLTYLHYIGIPPNINQAVCAGENIEFPYRDLFLYYRYLHEPEKRPVFNNSPKSYNDAPVPNLFTRALRKLKLINQG; encoded by the coding sequence ATGAATGGTATTTGTACCCTTGGCAATGATTATGTTTTCGATCAACTGGTAGCTTTGCTCAATAGTATTGATGTTATCTTGGGGCCGGAAACTCCTGTTTGTATCTATCCTTTTGATGATCAGACACAGCGAATTGCTGACGAAATAGCTAAACGCCCTAATGTATTCCTTTACGATAATCAAGAATCAATCAACCGTTGGGATCAATTTATGCTAGAGGCCAGTCCTGCTAGTATGAACAAAAATAAATACAGAATTTATGGTGGTCATCGGCGATTTTGTGCGTTTGATGGGCCATTTGATCGGTTTGTTTATTTGGATGCTGATACTCTAGTGATGAATTCACTAGATTTGATTTTTCAGAAATTAGATGAATATAACTGTATTGTCTACGATTTCCAGTTTAAACATCCAGATAAAGTTTATAACATTAGTTCAGTTAAACTACTACAAGTTTTTGATGAAACTCGGATCAGAACAGAAATATTTTGTTCAGGATTTTATGCTTCTAAAAAAGGCTTGTTTGAACCAGACAAATTAAATAAGCTATTAGCTAATTTGAGAGCAGGGGAGAGGGAAATACTATATCCTACAGGAGACCAACCAGTTCTAAACTATATGTTTATGAGGTCTGACATACCAGTTTACAACTTTGCTCATAACTTACCAAATCATGAAATTACAGGGAATTCTGTTACTTCTGATCATTTTGAAGAAAAAGATAAAATTCTTTATGACAAAGGTAATCGGCTAACTTACCTCCATTACATTGGTATTCCTCCTAATATCAATCAAGCAGTCTGTGCTGGAGAAAATATTGAGTTTCCCTATCGAGATTTATTTCTCTATTATCGCTACTTACACGAACCAGAAAAACGTCCCGTTTTTAATAATTCTCCCAAAAGTTATAATGACGCTCCAGTACCAAATTTATTTACAAGAGCTTTGCGAAAACTTAAGTTAATTAACCAAGGATAA
- a CDS encoding Npun_R2821/Npun_R2822 family protein, whose translation MIDGIYILANDVVYDQLVALLNSTEANAGREIPVCIIPYNEQLDKVKAEIASRNNITLFENYDSIAYWDDFATQIWKNYPRAQKTWRGWGFPELYRLPMHRKLCGLDGPFDRFIYFDADTLLMGPVDYVYEKLDAYDWVVNDFQYKSDLKFVFDGSSEQMQQVFNSDNLQSKVFCAGWFATKKNIFSPAIRAELLDKLIAGEAEVMCCLGPDQSLFNYMVLRSKIPYYNFAFHDCKHSTGNHWSSQFDVVDNMLYDQGRRLTYLHYMSINSSNFTQLCAGEDVNIPYRDVFLHYRYLKSPEQRPTSFKRQSPLIRLQKTTTSFFNQKVNNIKLNYRNFKDRITK comes from the coding sequence ATGATTGATGGCATTTACATCCTAGCCAATGATGTCGTCTATGACCAATTAGTTGCGTTGCTCAACAGTACAGAAGCTAATGCTGGTAGAGAAATTCCTGTTTGTATAATTCCATATAATGAGCAGTTAGACAAAGTAAAGGCAGAGATTGCATCTAGAAATAATATCACCTTATTTGAAAATTATGATTCCATAGCCTACTGGGATGACTTTGCTACTCAGATATGGAAAAATTATCCTAGAGCACAAAAAACTTGGCGAGGGTGGGGCTTTCCAGAACTCTATCGGCTACCAATGCACCGCAAATTATGTGGTCTGGATGGCCCCTTTGATAGATTTATTTATTTTGATGCAGATACCTTGTTAATGGGGCCTGTAGATTATGTATATGAAAAATTAGATGCCTATGATTGGGTAGTGAATGATTTTCAATATAAGTCTGATTTAAAGTTTGTTTTTGATGGTTCGTCAGAGCAGATGCAGCAAGTTTTCAACTCAGATAACTTGCAATCTAAAGTATTTTGTGCTGGTTGGTTTGCCACTAAAAAGAATATTTTTTCCCCAGCTATAAGAGCCGAACTTCTCGACAAATTAATAGCGGGTGAAGCTGAAGTCATGTGTTGTTTAGGCCCTGACCAATCTTTATTTAACTACATGGTATTGAGAAGTAAAATTCCATATTATAATTTTGCTTTTCATGACTGCAAACACTCAACTGGTAATCACTGGAGTTCTCAATTTGATGTAGTAGATAACATGCTTTATGACCAAGGACGGCGGCTGACATATCTGCATTATATGAGTATCAATTCATCAAACTTTACTCAACTTTGCGCTGGTGAAGATGTTAATATTCCATATCGAGATGTGTTTTTGCATTATAGATATTTAAAGTCGCCAGAACAAAGACCCACAAGCTTTAAGCGTCAGAGTCCACTAATACGTCTGCAAAAGACTACTACAAGTTTTTTTAATCAAAAAGTCAACAATATTAAACTGAACTATCGTAATTTCAAGGATAGAATTACTAAATAA
- a CDS encoding glycosyltransferase family 4 protein: protein MKNPVLKKHYIFFLGEELPQPEAHLVQSTNAANGAANLGYSTVLVYPEKGAKAINLANLARPFQPKQTPTELIKYYNLHDKLKVAPLPMPWPIDHFRSKFTDSNTIATKYYLPFHILPITKIVHSRNWNFIKAAIKNGIPAIYEHHHHEDKQFEPEIVTNPLLQIAVTVVDTIRESMIKNGMPPEKVIKLHNGFNRLFMERQPEKAAEWRQKLLQDKSQKLVLYAGALQQFKGIDVLIDVAKEMPNVQFVCAGGKPTQVEYYQQLAKEKQVYNIKFLGYILHNDLASLLQAADVLAHPHCSGKAATFTSPLKLFDYFASGTPIVATEIPSLVEFQDTQSITAWCEPDNPSKFAESLKRVLETHPRKIEGYTDSINFVKQFSWENRAAKILSYVDESLLPQLVV from the coding sequence ATGAAAAACCCTGTTTTAAAAAAACACTATATTTTTTTCCTTGGTGAAGAGTTGCCGCAGCCAGAGGCTCACCTAGTACAGTCTACAAATGCAGCTAACGGCGCTGCCAACTTGGGATACTCAACAGTTTTGGTATATCCGGAAAAAGGAGCAAAAGCCATTAATCTAGCTAATTTAGCTCGTCCTTTTCAACCGAAACAAACACCAACAGAACTTATTAAATATTACAACCTCCATGACAAGTTAAAAGTTGCTCCCTTACCAATGCCTTGGCCGATTGACCATTTTCGGAGCAAATTTACTGACTCTAACACCATTGCTACTAAGTATTATTTACCATTTCACATACTTCCAATTACTAAAATTGTCCACAGTCGCAACTGGAATTTTATCAAAGCTGCCATCAAAAATGGCATTCCGGCAATTTATGAACACCACCACCACGAAGATAAACAATTTGAGCCAGAAATTGTTACAAATCCGTTGTTACAAATTGCTGTCACAGTTGTAGACACTATCCGCGAAAGCATGATTAAAAATGGGATGCCACCAGAAAAAGTGATTAAACTGCACAATGGTTTTAATCGCTTATTTATGGAGAGACAACCAGAAAAAGCAGCAGAATGGCGTCAAAAATTATTGCAAGACAAAAGCCAAAAATTGGTACTTTATGCGGGAGCTTTACAGCAATTTAAAGGTATTGATGTACTAATTGATGTGGCTAAAGAAATGCCTAATGTGCAATTTGTTTGTGCAGGTGGTAAGCCAACACAAGTTGAATATTATCAGCAACTGGCAAAAGAAAAACAAGTTTATAATATTAAATTTTTGGGCTATATATTACATAATGATTTAGCATCTTTGCTACAAGCAGCCGATGTTTTAGCTCACCCTCATTGTTCGGGAAAAGCGGCAACTTTCACATCTCCCTTAAAGCTGTTTGACTACTTCGCCTCTGGGACTCCCATTGTCGCAACAGAAATTCCATCATTAGTTGAATTTCAAGATACTCAGTCGATTACTGCTTGGTGTGAGCCAGATAACCCCAGCAAATTTGCCGAATCTCTAAAGCGGGTTTTAGAAACTCATCCCAGAAAAATAGAAGGTTATACAGATAGTATCAATTTTGTCAAGCAGTTTTCTTGGGAAAATCGAGCGGCAAAAATTCTTAGTTATGTTGATGAATCTCTGTTACCCCAACTTGTTGTATAA
- a CDS encoding Npun_R2821/Npun_R2822 family protein, translating into MSRGIYIVANDRVIDNAIALLNSIRYYDPEVTVYLIPFNENYHKVAEQLATLHKVQIFPDLELIDKFTKHIGEIFDRDFLALPNKMRKLVAWFGPLDEFIYIDTDIVVFEKIADNLDKLSEVDFFCCDYHHANDKLRNIFSTFVKEQQIFSDAQLEDVFNSGFWASRKGTITEQQMDEALRECAAHREYFDFSEGVTDQPILNYLVLKLISKRGNLVKIPGGGPGSWAGSQNFQQQDYALYDRGQRLKYLHWAGTRMKTGSPYWQLWEHYRYLHEGKFAFIPKLTRRLFPFVSART; encoded by the coding sequence ATGAGTAGGGGAATTTATATTGTTGCCAATGACCGGGTTATCGATAATGCGATCGCTTTACTCAATAGCATTCGTTACTATGACCCCGAAGTTACCGTTTATCTCATACCTTTTAATGAAAATTATCATAAGGTAGCAGAACAGCTTGCTACTTTGCATAAAGTACAAATTTTTCCAGATTTAGAACTTATTGATAAATTTACCAAACATATCGGTGAAATTTTTGATCGAGATTTCCTTGCCTTACCCAACAAAATGCGTAAACTTGTGGCATGGTTTGGCCCTTTAGATGAGTTTATTTATATTGATACGGATATTGTTGTTTTTGAAAAAATTGCCGACAATTTAGACAAGCTTTCAGAAGTCGATTTCTTCTGTTGTGATTACCATCATGCCAATGACAAGCTGCGAAATATCTTTTCTACATTTGTGAAAGAGCAGCAAATTTTTTCAGATGCCCAACTTGAAGACGTTTTCAATAGCGGTTTTTGGGCTTCGAGAAAAGGAACTATCACTGAACAACAGATGGATGAAGCTTTGCGCGAATGTGCTGCACATCGCGAATATTTTGATTTTTCTGAAGGAGTTACAGACCAACCCATTTTAAATTATCTTGTTCTCAAACTAATTTCCAAACGTGGTAATCTTGTCAAAATTCCTGGAGGAGGGCCTGGTAGTTGGGCCGGTTCGCAAAATTTCCAACAGCAAGACTACGCCCTCTATGACCGAGGACAAAGACTAAAATATCTGCATTGGGCTGGCACACGCATGAAAACTGGTAGTCCCTATTGGCAATTGTGGGAACACTATCGCTATCTCCATGAGGGTAAATTCGCCTTTATCCCCAAACTGACTCGCCGTTTATTTCCCTTTGTTTCTGCCCGTACTTAA
- a CDS encoding ABC1 kinase family protein — translation MGQYQPALLTLYNPEAIARYYSYRPWLAWGRLLRIIFSFAGFILSLKWDEWQDKVEQNKGKRAIQLRELLTRLGPTFIKVGQALSTRPDLIRKDFLEELIKLQDQLPPFDNAIAYKIIETELDRPIHESFSELSPSPVAAASLGQVYRGRLISGEEVAVKVQRPNLRPTLTRDLYLLRWGASWVAPWLPLNLGHDLTLIVDEFGTKLFEEIDYINEGRNAEKFASNFRNDPQVKVPGIYWRYTNTHVLTLEWIDGFKLTDTKRIREAGLDPEAIIQIGVTSGLQQLLEHGFFHADPHPGNLFAVPDGRMAYIDFGMMDQLEETTKETLVDALVHLVNKDYTDLAEDFVKLGFLTPDTNICPIVPALEAVLGNAIGKNVKDFNFKTITDEFSELMYEYPFRVPAKFALIIRSLVTQEGIALSLNPDFKIVEVGYPYIARRLLTGESPALRRRLLNVLFKDGKFQWQRLENLIAIARTDNNFDVLPTAQMGFQFLISEEGKFLRRQLVLALTEDDRLHTEDVQRLWNLVKDDIKPDRLLNVAIGILTDLSREGAAAILPKTTFLAPFAGNQSTNKK, via the coding sequence GTGGGTCAGTATCAACCTGCTCTGCTAACACTCTATAATCCAGAGGCGATCGCTCGCTACTATAGTTACCGTCCCTGGCTAGCATGGGGGCGACTCCTGAGAATTATCTTCTCTTTTGCGGGATTTATACTCAGTCTCAAGTGGGACGAATGGCAAGATAAAGTTGAGCAGAACAAGGGTAAACGAGCTATCCAGTTGCGAGAACTGCTCACCCGCCTCGGCCCGACTTTTATCAAAGTTGGTCAAGCCCTCTCTACCAGGCCTGACCTAATACGTAAGGATTTTTTAGAAGAACTGATCAAGTTACAAGATCAGTTACCACCTTTCGATAATGCGATCGCTTACAAAATTATCGAAACTGAACTAGACCGTCCCATTCATGAAAGCTTTAGCGAACTATCGCCTAGCCCAGTAGCAGCAGCTAGTTTGGGTCAAGTATATCGTGGTCGTCTAATTAGTGGTGAAGAAGTCGCAGTGAAGGTGCAACGCCCCAACTTACGCCCGACTCTCACCCGTGACCTCTATTTATTGCGGTGGGGGGCAAGTTGGGTAGCTCCCTGGTTGCCCCTCAATCTTGGTCACGACCTAACTTTAATCGTGGACGAGTTTGGCACGAAGCTATTTGAGGAAATCGACTATATAAATGAAGGCCGCAACGCCGAAAAATTTGCTAGCAATTTCCGCAACGACCCACAAGTTAAAGTTCCAGGGATTTACTGGCGTTATACTAATACCCACGTTTTAACCCTGGAATGGATTGATGGCTTCAAGTTGACAGATACTAAACGCATCCGCGAAGCGGGCTTAGATCCAGAGGCAATCATCCAAATTGGCGTTACTTCAGGTTTGCAACAGCTTTTAGAACACGGCTTCTTTCATGCTGACCCTCATCCCGGCAATTTATTTGCTGTACCCGATGGTCGGATGGCTTATATTGACTTCGGCATGATGGATCAGTTGGAGGAAACCACAAAAGAAACACTGGTGGATGCACTGGTGCATTTGGTGAATAAAGACTACACCGACTTAGCCGAAGATTTTGTAAAATTAGGATTTCTGACTCCAGACACGAATATTTGTCCGATTGTGCCAGCATTGGAAGCGGTGCTGGGAAACGCCATAGGCAAAAATGTCAAAGATTTTAACTTCAAAACTATTACCGATGAATTCTCGGAACTGATGTATGAATATCCTTTCCGAGTCCCGGCGAAGTTTGCTTTGATTATTCGTTCCTTGGTGACTCAAGAAGGTATTGCTCTTAGCCTCAACCCAGATTTCAAAATTGTTGAGGTGGGTTATCCCTATATAGCACGGCGCTTGCTGACAGGGGAATCGCCCGCATTACGGCGACGATTGTTGAATGTGTTGTTCAAAGATGGTAAATTTCAGTGGCAGCGATTAGAGAACTTGATTGCGATCGCTCGGACTGATAACAACTTTGATGTATTGCCCACAGCCCAGATGGGGTTCCAATTTTTAATTTCGGAAGAAGGCAAGTTTCTGCGGCGGCAGTTGGTGCTTGCTCTCACCGAAGATGACCGCCTCCACACCGAAGATGTCCAACGCCTGTGGAACCTGGTTAAAGATGACATAAAACCGGATCGTTTATTAAATGTAGCGATCGGCATTTTAACAGACTTATCAAGGGAAGGTGCAGCTGCTATCCTGCCAAAAACTACATTTCTTGCCCCTTTTGCTGGGAACCAGTCAACAAACAAAAAGTAA
- a CDS encoding M1 family metallopeptidase, which translates to MSKSYFDTDNNVHKPFELPGARPHYNPDRPGQVEHIFLDLSLDIPKLCYQGNCSIRLLPIRNGIDRLTLDAVNLNIESVQVDEVPQNFDYDGEQLSIQLAEVTQIGKRLLIAIAYSVAKPQRGLYFIQPDKHYPNKPTQVWTQGEDEDSRFWFPCFDYPGQLSTSEIRVRVPNPLVAISNGELINTIEDGDYKIYHWLQQQVHPTYLMTLAIGDFAEIQDEWNGKPVTYYVEKGREEDAKRSMGKTPRMIEFLSQKYGYLYPFPKYAQVCVDDFIFGGMENTSTTLLTDRCLLDERAALDNRNTESLVVHELAHQWFGDLVVIKHWSHAWIKEGMASYSEVMWTEQEYSLEEAAYYRLLEARRYLSEDSSRYRRPMVTHVYREAIELYDRHIYEKGSCVYHMIRAQLGDELFWQAIQTFVQDNAHKTVETVDLLRAIEKATGRNLLFLFDQYVFRGGHPDFKVAYSWDGDANLAKITVTQTQAAEGTNGSKDLFDLKIPIGFGYTQQKEVRSEELGVKNNSKLQTHNSQLKTFVVRVNEREQSFYFPLENKPQFISFDVENNYLKTVALEYPISELKAQLEFDPDPISRIYAAAALAKKGGLEATKALSTSLKNDPLWGVRVEAAKQLAQINLDQAFDGLVIGLKDKNAYVRRSVVEALAQIRTAESYKAVRGLVQKGDPSYYVEAAASRVIGAIASANLEEKPKEDKVLKLLKSVLEEKAGWNEVVRSGAVAGLAEFKTSEAALNLLIEYTKLGVPQPLRLATIRALGKISVGQSPVNLERILEKLTELAKETFFLTQVAVAAALGQMETPKAVGILRSLVEQTADGRVRRYAEEEISKVQKNIGSEKTLRQLREDFDHLKQQNQELRSRLENLEAKSK; encoded by the coding sequence ATGTCGAAGTCTTATTTTGATACAGATAATAACGTACACAAACCTTTTGAGTTACCGGGAGCAAGACCACACTACAACCCCGATCGCCCCGGACAGGTAGAGCATATTTTTCTCGATCTCAGCTTGGATATCCCAAAGCTTTGCTATCAGGGCAATTGTAGCATTCGTCTCTTACCAATCCGTAATGGCATTGACCGTTTGACTTTGGATGCTGTCAACCTGAATATCGAGTCTGTGCAAGTGGACGAGGTGCCACAAAATTTTGACTACGATGGGGAACAGCTTTCCATCCAACTTGCTGAGGTGACTCAAATTGGTAAACGCTTGCTGATTGCGATCGCCTACTCGGTGGCAAAACCGCAGCGCGGTCTTTACTTTATTCAACCAGACAAGCACTACCCAAACAAGCCAACTCAAGTTTGGACTCAAGGAGAAGACGAAGACTCTCGCTTTTGGTTCCCCTGCTTTGACTATCCAGGACAATTGTCTACCTCAGAAATTCGCGTTCGTGTCCCCAACCCTCTCGTGGCGATTTCCAACGGTGAATTGATTAACACCATAGAAGATGGTGATTACAAAATTTACCATTGGTTGCAGCAACAAGTTCATCCTACCTACTTGATGACTTTGGCAATAGGCGACTTTGCCGAAATTCAGGATGAGTGGAACGGTAAACCAGTTACCTACTATGTAGAAAAGGGACGGGAGGAAGATGCTAAACGCAGCATGGGCAAAACTCCCCGCATGATCGAATTTCTGAGCCAAAAGTATGGCTACCTATACCCTTTCCCGAAATACGCCCAGGTTTGCGTCGATGACTTCATCTTTGGCGGGATGGAAAACACCTCGACAACACTATTAACAGATAGATGCTTGCTGGATGAACGCGCCGCTCTAGATAACCGCAATACTGAAAGTTTAGTCGTCCACGAACTCGCGCATCAGTGGTTTGGTGATTTGGTGGTGATTAAGCATTGGTCTCATGCTTGGATTAAGGAAGGGATGGCTTCCTATTCTGAGGTGATGTGGACAGAACAGGAATATAGTCTTGAAGAAGCAGCTTACTATCGTTTATTAGAAGCTCGTCGTTACTTAAGTGAAGATAGCAGCCGTTATCGTCGCCCGATGGTAACACATGTTTACCGAGAAGCTATTGAGCTTTACGATCGCCACATTTACGAAAAAGGGTCTTGTGTATATCACATGATTCGGGCGCAATTAGGAGATGAGTTATTTTGGCAGGCTATCCAAACATTTGTTCAAGATAATGCCCACAAAACCGTAGAAACAGTAGACTTACTCAGGGCGATTGAAAAGGCTACCGGACGTAATCTTTTATTCCTCTTTGACCAATATGTTTTTCGTGGTGGTCATCCCGATTTTAAAGTAGCTTACTCTTGGGATGGGGATGCTAATTTGGCAAAAATCACGGTAACTCAAACCCAAGCTGCTGAAGGTACAAATGGCAGTAAGGATTTGTTTGATTTAAAAATACCTATTGGTTTTGGCTATACCCAACAAAAAGAAGTTAGGAGTGAGGAGTTAGGAGTTAAAAATAATTCCAAACTCCAAACTCATAACTCACAACTAAAAACTTTTGTAGTGCGAGTAAATGAACGTGAACAAAGCTTCTACTTTCCCCTAGAAAATAAGCCCCAATTTATCAGCTTTGATGTTGAGAATAATTATCTGAAAACAGTAGCATTAGAGTATCCAATATCAGAGTTAAAAGCACAGTTAGAATTTGATCCTGATCCGATTTCACGTATTTATGCAGCAGCAGCTTTGGCGAAAAAAGGTGGATTAGAAGCAACAAAAGCACTATCTACATCGCTAAAAAATGACCCATTGTGGGGTGTGCGTGTGGAAGCGGCGAAACAACTAGCGCAAATCAATTTAGACCAAGCCTTTGATGGCTTAGTTATTGGGTTAAAAGATAAAAATGCTTACGTGCGACGATCTGTTGTAGAAGCACTTGCTCAAATCAGAACTGCTGAAAGCTATAAAGCTGTGAGAGGGTTAGTACAAAAGGGCGATCCTAGCTATTATGTGGAAGCAGCAGCTTCTCGTGTGATCGGGGCGATCGCATCGGCAAACTTGGAAGAAAAGCCCAAGGAAGACAAGGTATTAAAGCTGCTAAAATCCGTTTTAGAAGAAAAGGCGGGTTGGAATGAAGTCGTGCGAAGTGGTGCAGTTGCTGGTTTAGCTGAATTCAAAACTTCGGAAGCAGCTTTAAATCTGCTAATCGAATATACCAAACTCGGTGTACCACAACCCCTACGTTTAGCCACAATTCGCGCTTTAGGAAAGATTTCTGTAGGTCAAAGTCCGGTTAATTTGGAACGAATTTTAGAAAAATTAACAGAACTAGCCAAAGAAACCTTCTTTTTAACGCAAGTGGCGGTAGCCGCAGCATTAGGACAAATGGAGACACCCAAAGCAGTGGGGATTTTGCGATCGCTAGTTGAACAAACAGCCGATGGGCGTGTACGTCGCTATGCTGAAGAAGAAATTTCCAAGGTGCAAAAGAACATCGGTTCAGAAAAAACCCTGCGTCAATTGCGTGAGGATTTCGACCACCTCAAACAACAAAATCAGGAATTGAGAAGCCGTTTAGAAAACTTAGAGGCAAAATCTAAATAG